In one window of Arachis ipaensis cultivar K30076 chromosome B06, Araip1.1, whole genome shotgun sequence DNA:
- the LOC107647858 gene encoding protein RTF1 homolog → MADLENLLLEAAGRTGRNRNSIPPSRRGRDDGYSDGGTDSREDDSDGEIGYAGRKPSGSQVPLKKRLDPAERDDNEGSQEEGGDDVDGRSDHEDDSSSESNIGDDLYKNEDDRRKLSEMTELEREMILSDRASKKDDKNLLGKIVSKREKGKASVPRKQTPPLPSSRVRSSARSADRSTAKDDALNELRAKRLKQQDSEANRKMTEASGGSGTGFLAKHRPFTSTGFSSSSQSESESGSHSDDERIVDSDDDRALSGFEGPSFEDIKEITIPRSKLAKWFMEPFFEELIVGCFVRVGIGRSKSGAIYRLCMVKNVDATDPDRQYKLENRSTHKYLNLVWGNETSAARWQMAMVSDSPPREEEFKQWLKELERTGGRMPIKRDVLDKKQAIKKINTFVYSAATVKQMLQEKKSASSRPLNVAAEKDRLRNELEKAILMHNEAEVERIRARLQELEASREAREKNAKALRLAEMNRKNRFENLKNASDLKRKALKAGDAGYDPFSRRWTRSRNYYAAKPGEEAADRNNSAGSKVAIAGSTIPNVAVNAEAGMVATAVALEAAADAGKLVDTSAPVDQGTESNMLHNFELPISLSSLQRFGGSQGVEAGFMAKKQKVEATVGFRVPENDGRRHALTLTVSDYKRRRGLL, encoded by the coding sequence ATGGCGGATTTAGAGAATTTGCTTTTGGAGGCTGCAGGGAGGACCGGGAGAAACCGAAATTCTATTCCGCCTTCTAGAAGAGGACGTGATGATGGGTATTCGGATGGTGGGACTGACTCTAGGGAGGATGATTCCGATGGTGAGATTGGTTATGCTGGCAGAAAGCCCTCTGGATCTCAAGTTCCTCTCAAGAAGAGATTAGATCCAGCGGAGAGGGATGATAATGAGGGAAGTCAGGAAGAAGGGGGTGATGATGTTGATGGCCGTTCTGATCATGAGGATGATAGTAGTAGCGAATCGAATATTGGCGATGATCTTTATAAGAATGAAGATGATAGACGGAAGCTTTCTGAGATGACTGAACTTGAAAGAGAGATGATATTGTCGGATAGGGCTTCTAAAAAGGATGATAAAAATCTGCTAGGGAAGATAGTGTCAAAGCGGGAAAAAGGAAAGGCAAGTGTACCTAGAAAACAGACTCCTCCTCTCCCATCATCTCGTGTGCGTTCATCAGCCAGATCTGCTGACAGATCAACTGCCAAGGATGATGCGTTAAATGAACTGCGTGCAAAGCGTTTGAAACAGCAGGATTCAGAGGCAAACCGCAAGATGACAGAGGCATCTGGAGGTTCAGGGACTGGATTTTTAGCCAAGCACAGACCTTTCACTTCAACAGGCTTTAGTAGCTCAAGTCAAAGTGAGAGTGAAAGTGGATCTCATAGTGAcgatgaaagaattgttgacagTGATGATGACAGGGCATTATCTGGATTTGAGGGTCCTTCATTTGAGGATATAAAAGAAATCACCATTCCCCGGTCAAAACTTGCAAAATGGTTTATGGAGCCTTTCTTTGAGGAGTTAATTGTTGGTTGTTTTGTGAGAGTTGGCATTGGTAGATCAAAGTCTGGGGCTATTTACAGGCTATGCATGGTGAAAAATGTTGATGCGACAGATCCTGATCGACAGTACAAATTAGAGAATAGAAGCACACACAAGTACTTAAATCTTGTCTGGGGAAATGAAACTTCTGCTGCAAGGTGGCAAATGGCTATGGTTAGTGACTCTCCTCCACGAGAGGAGGAGTTTAAACAGTGGCTTAAGGAACTGGAGCGAACTGGTGGTCGGATGCCAATCAAACGAGATGTGTTAGATaaaaaacaagctataaaaaagATCAACACGTTTGTTTACTCAGCAGCTACTGTAAAGCAGATGCTACAAGAGAAAAAATCTGCCTCATCAAGGCCGCTAAATGTTGCGGCTGAAAAGGATCGCCTGAGGAATGAGTTGGAAAAGGCAATACTTATGCATAATGAAGCTGAAGTGGAGAGGATCCGGGCAAGGCTGCAGGAATTGGAGGCATCCAGGGAAGCTAGGGAGAAGAATGCTAAGGCATTGAGGCTTGCTGAGATGAACAGAAAGAACAGGTTTGAAAACTTAAAAAATGCTTCCGACTTAAAGCGGAAAGCTTTGAAAGCAGGGGATGCAGGTTATGATCCATTTTCCAGGAGATGGACTAGATCAAGGAACTATTATGCTGCAAaacctggtgaagaggctgctgACAGAAACAACAGTGCTGGCAGCAAAGTGGCCATTGCAGGAAGCACTATCCCGAATGTAGCCGTGAACGCAGAGGCTGGCATGGTGGCTACAGCTGTGGCCTTGGAAGCTGCTGCTGATGCTGGGAAGTTAGTTGACACAAGTGCACCCGTCGATCAAGGGACAGAGTCAAACATGCTTCACAATTTTGAGCTGCCGATTTCATTATCATCGCTTCAAAGGTTTGGGGGATCCCAAGGAGTTGAGGCAGGGTTTATGGCTAAAAAGCAGAAAGTAGAAGCAACAGTTGGATTTAGAGTCCCAGAAAATGATGGAAGAAGGCACGCGTTGACATTAACAGTTAGtgattacaagagaagaaggggGCTCCTTTGA
- the LOC107648111 gene encoding uncharacterized protein LOC107648111 — translation MAEDNSSNSNNLRITIERNPSQSRLSELNIKCWPKWGCSPGKYQLKFDAEETCYLLKGKVKAYPKGSSDFVEFGAGDLVTIPKGLSCTWDVSVAVDKYYKFESESSSSSSS, via the exons ATGGCTGAAGATAATTCATCAAACTCCAACAACCTTAGAATCACCATTGAAAGAAACCCTTCACAGTCACGCCTCTCTGAACTCAACATCAAGTGTTGGCCCAA ATGGGGTTGTTCTCCTGGGAAGTACCAGTTGAAATTTGATGCAGAAGAGACATGCTATTTGCTGAAAGGGAAAGTGAAGGCATACCCAAAAGGTTCATCAGATTTTGTTGAGTTTGGTGCTGGTGACCTTGTTACCATTCCAAAGGGACTTAGTTGCACTTGGGATGTTTCTGTTGCAGTTGATAAGTACTACAAGTTTGAATctgaatcttcttcttcttcgtcttcatGA
- the LOC107646701 gene encoding probable disease resistance protein At1g52660 — MPEINNGLLRENRLFDSVIWVSSSKDMKTEELQKVIAGKFDIELSGFQDETSSAATLFEAFQRRKKFALIQDDLWEPSSLERVGIPIPTVENGCKLIITTRRVSVCRGMETTDRDIKVKGEALASPDIKLIAKDVAKECMGLPLGIVTVGRALRNATDIFQNGRFH, encoded by the coding sequence ATGCCTGAAATTAACAATGGACTATTGAGGGAAAATAGACTATTTGACAGTGTTATTTGGGTTAGTTCCTCAAAGGACATGAAAACTGAGGAGTTACAAAAGGTTATTGCAGGGAAGTTTGATATAGAACTTTCAGGATTTCAGGATGAGACTTCAAGCGCTGCCACACTGTTTGAAGCTTTCCAAAGAAGGAAGAAGTTTGCCTTGATTCAGGATGATCTATGGGAGCCATCCTCTCTTGAAAGAGTTGGAATACCAATTCCAACTGTGGAGAACGGTTGCAAATTGATAATAACTACTCGAAGGGTAAGCGTTTGCCGAGGCATGGAAACAACAGATAGAGATATCAAAGTAAAGGGTGAAGCATTGGCCTCTCCGGACATCAAACTGATTGCAAAAGATGTGGCAAAAGAATGCATGGGATTGCCTCTTGGTATTGTTACCGTGGGGCGTGCCTTGAGAAATGCAACTGATATATTTCAGAATGGCAGATTTCATTGA